The following proteins are co-located in the Pomacea canaliculata isolate SZHN2017 linkage group LG8, ASM307304v1, whole genome shotgun sequence genome:
- the LOC112570037 gene encoding cyclin-dependent kinase 2-interacting protein-like translates to MDSSFSPFKSPASKLGDDKGHRLTGLQCKLKDSVADVHNLLLKWTALNRDGAAIISEITACKMDIQSKNVADDSQTNNSFLPLSLEPKCEALLAVCRSMEKIVNKLESLSSTIQGLHTLNQYQNDVNAFLFKTWPIEQFVDTFSAIHTMYKKEHSLKQKLVQFVAHAETRNTLMFYLSAWSHEPYLNCNDLLESLLFETGHR, encoded by the exons ATGGACTCTTCCTTTTCGCCTTTCAAATCGCCTG CTTCAAAGCTGGGTGATGATAAAGGCCATAGACTGACGGGATTGCAGTGCAAATTAAAGGACTCAGTAGCAGACGTGCACAATCTTCTTCTGAAATGGACAGCTCTTAACAGAGATGGAGCAGCCATTATCAGCGAAATCACAGCATGTAAAATGGATATCCA ATCTAAGAATGTAGCAGATGATTCTCAAACAAACAACTCTTTTTTGCCCTTATCTTTGGAACCCAAATGTGAGGCACTTCTTGCTGTTTGCAGATCAATG gaaaaaatagTCAACAAACTGGAGTCCCTCTCTTCAACTATCCAAGGTCTACACACTTTGAATCAGTATCAAAACGATGTGAATGCTTTCCTTTTCAAGACATGGCCCATCGAACAGTTTG tgGACACATTCAGTGCCATTCACACAATGTATAAAAAAGAGCACAGCTTGAAGCAGAAGTTGGTACAGTTTGTAGCCCATGCAGAGACTCGCAACACGCTCATGTTTTACTTATCTGCCTGGTCACATGAGCCCTATTTAAACTGTAATGATCTGCTGGAAAGTCTTCTCTTTGAAACAGGTCACAGATGA